One segment of Mus pahari chromosome 11, PAHARI_EIJ_v1.1, whole genome shotgun sequence DNA contains the following:
- the Mocs2 gene encoding molybdopterin synthase catalytic subunit, translating into MSSLEISNSCFSLETRLPSSRQSVEGSASEPSGKDVDDVQEKPKDIIQFTAERLSVGEVSQLVVSPLCGAVSLFVGTTRNNFEGKKVISLEYEAYVPMAENEIRKICNDIRQKWPVRHIAVFHRLGLVPVSEASTVIAVSSAHRAASLEAVNYAIDSLKAKVPIWKKEIYEESTSSWKRNKECFWAAGD; encoded by the exons ATGTCGAGCTTGGAGATCAGCaactcctgcttcagcctggAGACGAGGTTGCCATCATCCCGCCAATCAGTGGAGGGTAGTGCATCTGAGCCGTCTGG GAAAGATGTGGATGATGTTCAGGAGAAACCTAAAGACATAATACAGTTCACTGCTGAGAGGCTCTCCGTGGGGGAAGTGTCACAGTTGGTGGTGTCCCCTCTGTGTGGTGCAGTGTCTCTCTTTGTAG ggacTACAAGAAATAACTTTGAAGGCAAGAAAGTCATTAGCTTAGAATATGAAGCGTATGTACCAATGgcagaaaatgaaattagaaaaatttgTAATGACATTAGACAGAAATGGCCCGTGAGACACATAGCGGTGTTCCATCGGCTTGG TTTGGTTCCAGTGTCAGAAGCAAGCACAGTTATTGCTGTGTCTTCAGCTCACAGAGCCGCGTCCCTCGAAGCCGTGAACTATGCCATTGATTCTTTAAAAGCCAAGGTGCCCATATGGAAAAAG GAAATATATGAAGAATCAACCTCATCTTGGAAAAGGAACAAAGAGTGCTTCTGGGCAGCTGGTGACTAG